In Streptomyces sp. Li-HN-5-11, the sequence GTCTCGGCGATCGGGCCGGCGGCGAGGATCTCGTCCGGGGTGCCTATGTAGGCCCCCCAGTAGATGTCGATGTCCTGGTCGGCGTACTGCCGGAAGGCCTGGTGGGCGTCGAGCATGACCACCACGTCGTCCACGCCCTCGGGGAAGCCCTCGGCGAGCCGCCGGCCGGTGGTGATCTGCACGGGACGGGCCACCCGGTTGAGCCCGGTGCGGTGCCGGGCCACCAGCGCGGAGACGCTGCTGATGCCGGGCACGACGTCGTACGTGAAGTCCACCGCGCCCCTCGCGAGCACCTCCTCCAGGATCCCGAGCGTGCTGTCGTACAGCGAGGGGTCGCCCCACACCAGGAACGCGCCGCTCTCGTCCGCGCCGAGCTCCTCGGCGATCAGCCGCTCGTAGATGGCGGCGCGGGCGCTGCGCCAGTCACCGACGGCAGGGGAGTACGCGGCGCCGGCGGCCG encodes:
- the cobF gene encoding precorrin-6A synthase (deacetylating); translation: MRKIHVIGIGAGDPEQLTLQAVRALRGTDVFFVLDKGEVKSDLVRLRRDILETHIPQGTYRLVEARDPERDRSAAGAAYSPAVGDWRSARAAIYERLIAEELGADESGAFLVWGDPSLYDSTLGILEEVLARGAVDFTYDVVPGISSVSALVARHRTGLNRVARPVQITTGRRLAEGFPEGVDDVVVMLDAHQAFRQYADQDIDIYWGAYIGTPDEILAAGPIAETAPRIERLRAEARERKGWIMDTYLLRRKPKDDE